A portion of the Candidatus Eisenbacteria bacterium genome contains these proteins:
- a CDS encoding SpoIIE family protein phosphatase — translation MIDAYLVDDALRDPRTAEFVDAAGRLYGGPVEVLDAVGGLVAAAAVPPGAPPPIACERPIRIGRETVGLVRVREGRGDGEDAARVADLVAAFAESAVDSIFRIDNLAGEVNERYEEINLLYGLGRDLSALFDEEKIGRKVLERLGMVLPVRGAWFLLIDGADFRVAARSVARTAAEGGCARPGTRIPADGGLFARLLRERRAIQIDDPADVADAAAILGFDPSARSILAAPLIRPVEKGEESIRGAIVLVAKEGGGDFLSGDQKIVATIAVQAAIAIGNTRMAGQLESAARIRRDLEIAREIQASLLPAHPPAIDGANVAGRCVTAAKVGGDYYDFVPGRNGSLNILLGDVAGHNVGSALLMTALRATLRAAAAESAQPGVMLEKANRLLYRDLDRANSLVSIFAARYIPEGRRLLYSNAGHNPPLLLRHGTDWVDRLDTEGLIAGVVEEATHDVGLRDLNRGDRILFYTDGLVEARGPDGFPFGEERLEAALREVRALSAEGILDAVFQAVERHVAGERYADDVTVVALAVE, via the coding sequence ATGATCGACGCGTATCTCGTGGATGACGCTCTTCGGGACCCGCGGACGGCGGAGTTCGTCGATGCGGCGGGCCGGCTGTACGGCGGGCCGGTCGAGGTTCTCGACGCCGTCGGCGGGCTCGTGGCGGCGGCGGCGGTTCCCCCCGGCGCCCCCCCCCCGATCGCCTGCGAACGCCCGATTCGGATCGGCCGGGAGACGGTGGGGCTGGTGCGGGTGCGGGAGGGGCGCGGCGACGGGGAGGACGCGGCTCGGGTCGCCGATCTGGTCGCCGCCTTCGCGGAGAGCGCCGTCGATTCGATTTTCCGCATCGACAACCTCGCCGGCGAGGTGAACGAGCGCTATGAGGAGATCAACCTCCTCTACGGGCTCGGCCGCGATCTGAGCGCTCTCTTCGACGAGGAAAAGATCGGCCGCAAGGTCCTGGAGAGGCTCGGCATGGTCCTTCCGGTCCGGGGAGCGTGGTTCCTGCTGATCGACGGGGCCGATTTCCGCGTCGCCGCCCGCAGCGTCGCCCGAACGGCGGCGGAGGGCGGCTGCGCGCGGCCCGGAACGAGGATCCCGGCGGATGGGGGGCTTTTCGCGCGCCTCCTGCGGGAGCGCCGCGCGATTCAGATCGACGACCCGGCCGACGTGGCGGACGCGGCCGCGATTCTCGGCTTCGATCCCTCCGCGCGTTCGATCCTGGCGGCCCCGCTGATTCGCCCCGTCGAAAAGGGAGAGGAATCGATTCGGGGGGCGATCGTTCTCGTCGCAAAAGAGGGCGGCGGCGATTTTCTCTCCGGCGACCAGAAGATCGTCGCCACCATCGCCGTCCAGGCCGCGATCGCCATCGGCAACACACGCATGGCGGGACAGCTCGAGTCGGCCGCCCGGATCCGGCGGGACCTGGAAATCGCCCGGGAGATCCAGGCCTCCCTCCTCCCCGCCCATCCTCCGGCCATCGACGGGGCGAACGTGGCGGGGCGCTGCGTCACCGCCGCCAAGGTGGGGGGCGACTATTACGATTTCGTCCCCGGTAGGAACGGATCGCTCAACATCCTTCTCGGCGATGTGGCGGGGCACAACGTGGGATCCGCGCTGCTCATGACCGCGCTACGCGCCACGCTGCGCGCCGCCGCCGCCGAGTCGGCCCAGCCGGGCGTGATGCTGGAGAAGGCGAACCGTCTTCTCTATCGCGATCTCGACCGCGCGAACAGCCTCGTGTCCATCTTCGCCGCCCGCTATATACCGGAGGGGAGACGACTCCTCTACTCCAACGCCGGCCACAATCCGCCCCTGCTCCTTCGCCACGGCACCGACTGGGTCGATCGCCTCGACACGGAGGGGTTGATCGCCGGCGTGGTGGAGGAGGCGACGCACGACGTGGGCCTCCGCGACCTGAACCGCGGGGACAGAATCCTTTTCTACACCGACGGGCTCGTGGAGGCGCGCGGTCCGGATGGGTTCCCCTTCGGCGAGGAACGGCTCGAAGCGGCCCTTCGGGAAGTGCGCGCGCTTTCCGCGGAGGGGATCCTGGACGCGGTGTTCCAAGCCGTGGAGAGGCACGTCGCCGGCGAGCGCTACGCCGACGACGTCACCGTGGTCGCCCTCGCCGTGGAATGA